A section of the Paenibacillus yonginensis genome encodes:
- a CDS encoding Ger(x)C family spore germination protein, which yields MFGRFGLQRIGVSALFLLLLAPLCSCGTPTVINRIKLIQAAGYDLKGQEEEIRVSALVGDYKEKEKTNVQLMEERSSNSFDMIPVLSEESNDPIQYGQMRMMVFGQDYAKRGIGPVLNILARDVKISSRLKLAVSSSTATELFKACENTQEPLYLMRMIEQNSKYANLPIQNLHKTLYNYYDEGRDLFLPSFKVDAEQQPRIDGLALFDGDRWIGKVGNDQALWLKILIEDAKNGSFVIPIPHSSARVDKVALIRFASSRTTFKASSISKPLGLNVHIEGQVIVKNIPGDLKLVNKVEVEKLEDEMEQYVAARIDRFIRYCCSKHIDPAGIGDFFRSTDRKWNPQAFYAVYPSLTPKVTVHLKIIQCGRQD from the coding sequence TCAAGCTGCTGGTTATGATTTGAAAGGGCAAGAAGAAGAGATTCGCGTTAGTGCCTTGGTCGGGGATTACAAGGAGAAAGAGAAAACCAACGTCCAGTTAATGGAGGAAAGATCAAGCAACAGCTTCGATATGATTCCGGTGCTCAGCGAAGAATCCAATGATCCTATTCAATACGGGCAAATGCGTATGATGGTCTTCGGTCAAGATTATGCCAAGAGAGGAATTGGGCCTGTTCTGAATATTTTGGCAAGAGACGTTAAAATATCCAGCCGTTTGAAGCTGGCCGTATCCAGTTCCACTGCGACTGAATTGTTTAAAGCCTGCGAGAATACCCAGGAACCGCTTTATCTGATGCGAATGATCGAACAGAACAGCAAATACGCCAATCTCCCGATCCAGAATCTTCATAAAACCCTTTACAATTATTATGACGAGGGGCGGGATCTCTTTCTCCCCTCTTTCAAGGTGGATGCAGAGCAGCAGCCCCGGATCGACGGCCTGGCTCTGTTCGATGGAGACAGATGGATCGGCAAAGTTGGGAACGATCAGGCGTTATGGCTGAAAATATTAATCGAAGACGCCAAAAACGGCTCATTCGTTATCCCTATTCCCCATTCAAGTGCCCGGGTTGACAAAGTAGCCTTGATTCGGTTTGCCTCTTCAAGAACTACTTTTAAAGCTTCATCTATAAGTAAGCCTTTGGGCTTGAATGTCCACATCGAAGGACAAGTCATCGTGAAGAACATTCCGGGCGATCTTAAACTAGTCAATAAAGTGGAGGTCGAGAAGCTTGAGGACGAGATGGAGCAGTATGTCGCAGCCCGGATAGACCGCTTTATCCGATATTGCTGCTCGAAGCATATCGATCCGGCCGGAATCGGCGATTTTTTCAGAAGCACAGACAGAAAGTGGAATCCGCAAGCATTCTATGCCGTTTATCCATCTCTAACTCCCAAGGTGACCGTTCACTTGAAGATTATTCAATGCGGAAGGCAGGACTAA
- a CDS encoding GerAB/ArcD/ProY family transporter: MNRPVSDKFTVSPIHMFFLIYVSLVGIGMMSFQHDLVSIAGADAWIATLLSLLVVFILIWMMFRILEMQPPGQEHLAAINRRYFGNVLGRTLNIIFVLYFVIGAFYALRFYLEVIQVWIFPLMNLWPISLLILALAYYLVTGGFQTVAALCFWGTLFMLIFVVTQVVMVFPYLHGRNLLPVYVHRTSEIIQASRTMCQQFLGCEMLLVFYPYIQSREKSRKWAYWAVAHSGFIYLLVLFISLTYFTPNQMDKLLWPTLSIISMIELPLMQRTEYMVLTFWLVKLLANIGLTIWASCQLLKKDMNIKPRIGLGWIMGVFMVLMFFVTKPSQLKGLSVLYNQTGEYLVLLFIPFLFVLSQLLRIWRRGNKNSTADDTPT, encoded by the coding sequence ATGAATCGTCCGGTTAGCGATAAGTTTACTGTTTCGCCTATTCATATGTTTTTCTTGATCTATGTGAGCCTTGTCGGGATCGGGATGATGAGCTTTCAGCATGACCTCGTTTCTATTGCGGGGGCCGACGCCTGGATAGCCACGTTGCTGTCCCTCCTTGTTGTATTCATTCTGATCTGGATGATGTTCCGGATTTTAGAGATGCAGCCCCCTGGACAAGAACATCTCGCGGCTATTAACCGGCGTTATTTTGGCAACGTTCTGGGCAGGACGCTGAATATTATCTTTGTCCTGTATTTCGTCATAGGGGCTTTTTACGCGTTACGGTTTTACCTGGAGGTGATTCAGGTATGGATTTTTCCCCTTATGAACTTATGGCCGATCAGTCTTTTAATTTTAGCTTTGGCCTATTACCTGGTAACGGGAGGTTTCCAGACTGTGGCGGCCCTATGTTTTTGGGGGACCCTCTTTATGCTGATCTTTGTTGTCACTCAAGTGGTCATGGTTTTTCCTTATTTGCACGGGCGGAATTTGCTTCCCGTCTACGTTCACCGCACCAGTGAAATAATACAAGCTTCGAGGACAATGTGCCAACAATTTCTCGGCTGTGAAATGCTGTTGGTGTTCTATCCTTATATCCAATCCAGGGAAAAATCCCGCAAATGGGCGTACTGGGCGGTGGCCCACTCCGGATTTATCTACCTGCTGGTCCTGTTTATCAGTCTCACTTACTTCACGCCCAATCAGATGGACAAACTTTTATGGCCTACCCTCAGTATTATTTCCATGATAGAGCTTCCTTTGATGCAGCGGACGGAATACATGGTTCTAACCTTTTGGCTGGTCAAATTGCTGGCCAACATCGGTCTGACGATCTGGGCCTCCTGTCAGCTTCTTAAAAAGGACATGAACATTAAACCGCGTATTGGACTTGGATGGATCATGGGGGTTTTTATGGTTTTAATGTTTTTTGTGACCAAACCCAGTCAATTGAAAGGGCTGTCCGTTCTATACAACCAAACAGGCGAATATCTAGTGCTTCTATTTATTCCTTTTTTGTTTGTTCTTTCACAGCTGTTAAGAATCTGGAGACGAGGGAATAAAAACTCTACAGCCGACGATACTCCCACGTGA
- a CDS encoding sedoheptulokinase, with product MAAKLTGKTTPVMDATQAAAIGGYSAELGSFDRKALDGMEIGKAGAGLDSSVFPAVVPSGTKLGHTREGIPVYASLGDNQASFLGSVPDPEHTMLLNIGTGSQLSAFVPNLTQAPKGMEARPYPGGGVLMVGAALSGGKSYALLERFFQEVIEAYTGKTLDASEVYAWMERILVEAPEQEQGLTVRPWFLGTRSNPNVRGSIEHISLDNFRPASLTHAFLKGMLEELKPYAIKLQQLQAAAYDRLVGSGNALRSNPVLRAKAETIFGMPLRLSASPEEAAVGAALCAAVGSGRIENFRQAGRFVGELKAD from the coding sequence GTGGCAGCTAAATTAACGGGGAAGACTACGCCTGTAATGGACGCGACTCAGGCCGCAGCTATTGGCGGTTACAGCGCTGAACTGGGATCTTTTGATCGGAAGGCTTTAGATGGGATGGAGATCGGGAAAGCGGGAGCTGGATTGGATAGTTCCGTATTTCCAGCTGTAGTCCCATCCGGGACAAAACTCGGGCATACCCGCGAAGGGATTCCCGTGTATGCTTCATTAGGAGATAATCAGGCTAGCTTCCTCGGCAGTGTTCCGGATCCGGAGCATACGATGCTGTTGAACATCGGAACGGGCAGTCAGCTTTCTGCTTTTGTTCCTAATTTGACGCAGGCGCCAAAGGGAATGGAGGCGCGCCCTTATCCTGGCGGCGGCGTACTAATGGTCGGAGCCGCACTTAGCGGAGGCAAGTCTTATGCTCTGCTGGAGAGGTTTTTTCAGGAAGTAATCGAAGCTTATACCGGCAAAACGCTGGACGCCAGCGAGGTGTACGCCTGGATGGAACGGATCCTGGTAGAGGCCCCGGAGCAGGAGCAGGGGTTGACGGTACGGCCCTGGTTTCTTGGCACACGCTCTAACCCGAATGTCCGGGGGAGTATCGAGCATATATCGCTGGATAATTTCCGCCCGGCCAGTTTGACTCACGCCTTCCTGAAGGGCATGCTCGAAGAACTTAAGCCCTATGCAATCAAGCTGCAACAGCTGCAAGCCGCGGCCTACGACAGATTGGTCGGCTCCGGGAATGCGCTCCGTTCCAACCCGGTCTTACGCGCCAAAGCCGAGACGATATTCGGCATGCCGCTGAGGCTCAGTGCTTCGCCGGAGGAAGCGGCTGTCGGAGCAGCCTTATGTGCAGCGGTCGGAAGCGGACGTATTGAAAACTTCCGGCAGGCCGGACGTTTTGTCGGGGAGCTAAAGGCAGACTAG
- a CDS encoding FGGY family carbohydrate kinase — translation MGSAYIGIDIGTTTITGLIYDLNRREVVHRITANQASASLQGQENGERLQDSNAIYRQSERILKELLGLEPEIEGIGLTGQMHGIVYMNEFGDAVSPLYTWQDGRGAQLVPGENRTYAERISELTGYRVAPGYGLVTHVYNVERGLLPEGGRSPVLNR, via the coding sequence ATGGGATCAGCTTATATCGGAATAGACATTGGGACTACAACCATTACCGGTCTGATTTATGACCTGAACAGACGGGAGGTGGTTCATCGGATTACGGCCAATCAGGCTTCAGCTTCCCTGCAGGGCCAAGAGAATGGGGAGCGGCTGCAGGATTCGAATGCTATTTACAGACAATCCGAGCGCATTCTTAAGGAACTGCTCGGCCTGGAGCCGGAGATCGAGGGAATCGGATTAACCGGACAAATGCACGGCATTGTATATATGAACGAGTTTGGAGATGCGGTTAGCCCGCTGTATACGTGGCAGGATGGACGGGGAGCCCAGCTTGTTCCCGGGGAAAATAGGACGTACGCCGAGCGGATCAGCGAACTAACCGGGTACCGGGTAGCCCCGGGTTATGGGCTAGTTACGCACGTGTATAACGTGGAGCGCGGACTGCTTCCAGAGGGGGGCCGCAGCCCTGTGCTCAATCGCTGA
- a CDS encoding FAD-dependent oxidoreductase — MKIAVIGGGLAGLTAAAYLSEHPDVEGVVFERSPQLGGRAFTYQKSGFTLNYGAHAVYGIDRNTISQMKQELGLQFESKQVDKRRVVYAKNNQLTLAPLDFMNIMKTNVLSAMEKVRFVGEVAAIIANIHQLKNYPTLGEYLDRSHAADDVKELWEHLVCSNFFITPEEARKVPGTVIAEYYHNLFLSSKPVNYILGSWAVITDQLQQKIESSGRWNISVKEPVESFRKEGSSLILNTKTRENLEFDAVVFAIPVQQVCKIMEETPWETSLAPYAGNTSTEVLVYDVGFSKVVARPFHYISDMDNKMFISDVSATDHTVVPENGQLLQGIAYLNDHFESDEERKAYMDNKTSKMEELFDQFYPGWRDSLEVKRVSKKAMVSSVKNIASNQLLPNTLAGVPFYFCGDGCVGKGELAERAFSSARKVAQSLLANLNKPEALSS, encoded by the coding sequence ATGAAAATAGCCGTGATCGGCGGAGGACTCGCCGGCTTAACCGCCGCAGCTTACTTGTCGGAACATCCCGACGTAGAAGGCGTTGTGTTTGAACGCAGCCCGCAGCTGGGCGGACGCGCATTTACGTATCAGAAATCCGGATTTACCCTGAATTACGGCGCACATGCCGTTTACGGAATCGATCGCAACACCATTTCGCAAATGAAGCAGGAGCTTGGCCTGCAATTTGAAAGCAAGCAGGTGGATAAACGCCGTGTCGTTTACGCCAAAAACAACCAATTGACCCTCGCTCCTCTCGATTTCATGAACATCATGAAGACTAACGTGTTATCGGCGATGGAGAAAGTCCGCTTTGTCGGCGAGGTCGCTGCTATCATTGCCAACATTCATCAATTAAAGAATTATCCGACGCTCGGCGAATATCTGGATCGTTCCCACGCTGCTGACGATGTCAAAGAGCTTTGGGAACATCTGGTCTGCTCCAATTTCTTTATTACGCCGGAGGAAGCCCGCAAAGTGCCTGGCACAGTGATTGCCGAATATTATCATAACCTTTTCCTCTCCTCCAAGCCAGTCAACTACATCCTGGGAAGCTGGGCCGTTATAACCGATCAGCTGCAGCAGAAGATCGAATCGAGCGGACGTTGGAATATTTCAGTGAAAGAGCCGGTAGAATCGTTCCGCAAGGAAGGCAGCTCTCTTATTCTGAATACGAAGACCCGCGAGAATCTGGAATTTGATGCGGTTGTTTTTGCTATTCCAGTTCAGCAAGTCTGCAAAATAATGGAGGAGACCCCTTGGGAAACTTCACTCGCGCCTTATGCGGGCAACACCTCCACCGAAGTTCTGGTCTATGACGTCGGGTTCTCCAAAGTGGTGGCTCGTCCTTTCCATTATATCAGCGATATGGATAACAAAATGTTCATCAGCGACGTTTCGGCTACCGATCATACGGTGGTTCCCGAGAACGGCCAGCTGCTTCAGGGCATCGCTTACCTGAACGATCATTTCGAATCCGATGAAGAACGCAAAGCCTATATGGACAATAAAACCAGCAAAATGGAGGAACTGTTCGACCAGTTCTACCCAGGCTGGCGGGATTCCCTGGAGGTCAAACGCGTCTCCAAAAAAGCGATGGTCTCCAGCGTCAAGAACATCGCCTCCAATCAGCTTCTGCCAAACACATTGGCCGGCGTTCCGTTCTATTTCTGCGGCGACGGCTGCGTGGGCAAAGGCGAGCTGGCCGAAAGAGCTTTCTCCAGCGCCCGAAAGGTGGCCCAATCACTGCTGGCCAATTTGAACAAACCGGAAGCCTTATCCTCTTAG
- a CDS encoding DUF2500 domain-containing protein produces the protein MLTGLEMFDVTGSVIPVFIIVIVGILAISAGSGIYRWVRNNRQPVLSVLTTVTSKRTEVSYRHSSDSDTHRSVTRYYITFEVESGDRLEFEVQGEEYGQTAEGDLGNLTFQGTRYLGFRRHVHGYARQFPDIHRSH, from the coding sequence ATGCTTACCGGTTTGGAAATGTTTGACGTGACAGGTTCCGTTATTCCTGTGTTTATTATTGTCATTGTGGGCATTCTGGCCATTTCGGCAGGCAGCGGCATTTACCGGTGGGTTCGGAATAACCGCCAGCCGGTACTGTCGGTATTGACAACGGTCACAAGCAAAAGGACCGAAGTAAGCTACCGTCACAGCAGCGACTCGGATACCCACCGATCGGTTACCCGGTATTACATCACTTTTGAAGTAGAGAGCGGGGACCGCCTTGAATTTGAGGTTCAAGGTGAAGAATACGGACAGACCGCTGAAGGCGATTTGGGCAATCTCACCTTCCAAGGCACCCGTTATCTTGGTTTTCGGCGTCATGTGCATGGATATGCCCGGCAGTTCCCGGATATTCACCGCAGCCATTAA
- a CDS encoding YCF48-related protein has translation MSKWRHMMIVLVAACTLLSACTAREKASGPAPLQEEDNQENGQVLTVVNPETAKSEDTAAAVDSTKKYQIQTRLTDFQLMTETTGIAWGITRGELRLYTTSDKGKTWTNISPAATVQFPSPVRYGKEMFFLDQGHGWIMRKAQGSTGGILLHTEDGGLNWKISSLPSGISPSSIYFASADRGWLMAVSPTSPGNQQKLIYNTYDGGRTWAASKDEVVSSGQAGALTSLPQYGYFSDMEFTTEQQGYALIQEIKKPDLYTTKDGGQHWTLNSFFHKQELGDCDSYTAEELRFFDESGQSGFIPVRCTKGDSSKYSGYFTSDGAAKFQFINFALPWQTDVNARLAPFFVDEMEGWSLQGHLLYHTIDQGQTWRPLPQSARLASTLNDYPEVVKLQFISPKYGWMLVQNSQERTSRLLSTQDGGLSWQML, from the coding sequence ATGAGTAAATGGCGGCACATGATGATCGTCCTGGTTGCAGCCTGTACGCTGTTGTCTGCCTGTACAGCGAGAGAAAAAGCATCTGGACCTGCTCCCCTGCAGGAAGAGGACAATCAGGAGAACGGCCAGGTACTCACTGTTGTCAACCCCGAAACGGCCAAATCGGAGGATACTGCGGCTGCGGTTGATTCTACGAAGAAATATCAGATTCAAACACGTTTGACTGACTTTCAATTAATGACGGAAACGACCGGCATTGCCTGGGGGATCACCCGGGGAGAATTACGTCTTTATACGACTAGTGACAAAGGCAAGACATGGACCAATATTTCACCGGCTGCGACGGTCCAATTTCCGAGCCCGGTTCGTTACGGCAAAGAAATGTTTTTCCTGGACCAAGGACATGGCTGGATTATGCGCAAAGCCCAAGGCTCTACGGGAGGAATCCTGCTTCACACGGAGGACGGGGGCCTTAATTGGAAGATTTCATCGCTTCCATCAGGCATAAGTCCAAGCAGTATATATTTTGCCAGTGCCGATCGAGGCTGGCTGATGGCGGTCAGTCCGACCTCTCCTGGCAATCAGCAGAAACTTATCTATAATACTTATGACGGCGGCAGAACCTGGGCCGCTTCCAAAGACGAAGTCGTCAGCTCGGGGCAGGCTGGAGCATTGACCAGTCTTCCGCAATACGGCTACTTCTCGGATATGGAGTTTACGACCGAACAACAGGGGTATGCGCTTATTCAGGAGATCAAGAAACCCGACCTTTATACTACCAAAGACGGCGGGCAGCATTGGACGCTGAACAGCTTCTTTCACAAGCAGGAGCTTGGCGATTGCGATAGTTATACAGCCGAGGAACTCCGCTTCTTTGATGAAAGCGGCCAAAGCGGATTTATCCCGGTACGCTGCACCAAAGGAGACAGCTCCAAATACAGTGGATACTTTACGTCAGACGGGGCGGCAAAGTTCCAATTTATCAACTTCGCTCTGCCGTGGCAAACGGATGTGAATGCCAGGCTTGCTCCGTTTTTTGTAGATGAAATGGAAGGCTGGAGCTTACAGGGCCATCTGCTTTACCATACGATAGATCAAGGACAAACCTGGAGACCGCTGCCGCAAAGCGCGAGGCTGGCCTCTACGCTGAATGATTATCCGGAAGTGGTTAAACTTCAGTTCATTTCACCTAAATATGGCTGGATGCTTGTACAGAATAGCCAAGAGAGAACTTCAAGATTACTGTCTACTCAAGACGGCGGACTTAGCTGGCAAATGCTATAA
- a CDS encoding polysaccharide deacetylase family protein, translating to MEKQRKQGNKRRSKITLRRVNTFLAAAVVVLAALSVYTASTHSTTKGDKTVSSTALGSNRSQPSSSSPVHTAGTAQEQESSGSPSAGEPKATPEPTHQPDQAPPASNSISTATEPPASSSTNVQATSPSGLQPVLPSSVKTKTVYLTFDDGPSRYSDQIAAILAKNDIHATFFAIGGNLKKYPKQVNRLLKAGHYVGLHSMSHDYNKLYKSGSSANFIEEFKQEQTLFKKITGRDVDLIRAPYGSAPQIDKQFRDDIVNAGFKLWDWTVDSEDWSYKNHPEKVIGQIKRQVHGNLNVILMHETKQTVQVLPQVIAYLNHKGYAFAVYKPEQHLVVNFAHDDRL from the coding sequence ATGGAGAAGCAAAGGAAACAGGGGAACAAAAGACGCAGCAAGATTACTTTGCGGAGAGTCAATACCTTCTTGGCAGCTGCGGTAGTCGTTTTGGCAGCTTTATCCGTCTATACGGCGAGTACACATTCTACGACAAAAGGGGATAAGACGGTCAGTTCGACAGCATTGGGATCCAACCGCAGTCAGCCGTCCTCATCAAGCCCTGTACATACAGCTGGAACAGCTCAGGAGCAGGAATCGAGCGGGAGCCCAAGCGCCGGGGAACCAAAAGCAACTCCGGAACCAACACATCAACCGGACCAAGCTCCGCCGGCTTCCAATAGCATTAGCACTGCAACGGAGCCGCCTGCTTCGAGCAGCACTAACGTTCAGGCCACATCGCCATCCGGCCTGCAGCCTGTGCTCCCCTCGTCGGTCAAGACTAAAACCGTTTATTTAACATTTGATGATGGCCCCAGCCGTTACAGCGATCAAATTGCCGCTATTTTGGCGAAAAACGATATTCATGCTACCTTTTTCGCTATCGGCGGGAATTTGAAGAAGTATCCGAAGCAGGTGAACCGCCTGCTGAAAGCGGGCCATTATGTGGGGCTTCACAGCATGTCCCACGATTACAATAAGCTGTACAAGAGCGGGAGCTCAGCGAATTTCATCGAAGAATTCAAGCAGGAACAAACCTTGTTCAAGAAAATAACGGGCCGGGACGTGGATCTGATCCGTGCCCCATACGGCAGCGCGCCGCAAATAGACAAACAGTTCCGCGATGATATTGTGAATGCCGGCTTCAAGCTGTGGGATTGGACCGTCGATTCCGAGGACTGGAGCTATAAGAACCACCCTGAGAAGGTGATCGGTCAAATCAAAAGGCAGGTGCACGGCAATTTGAATGTCATCTTAATGCATGAAACGAAACAGACGGTCCAGGTTTTGCCTCAAGTGATTGCTTACCTGAACCATAAAGGCTACGCTTTTGCGGTTTATAAACCGGAGCAGCACCTGGTCGTTAATTTTGCCCATGATGATCGGCTGTGA
- a CDS encoding L-lactate dehydrogenase, which produces MTNTAQRPNRVVVIGTGAVGATTAYTLFLRERASELVLIDANHEKALGEALDMNHGLPFAGGVKLWAGDYSDCKDADIIVIAAGSNQRPGETRIDLLKRNAAIFDDIIRNITNYNDHGIILVATNPVDILSYVSLKKSGFPANRVIGSGTLLDSARFRYLIGQNKKINPRSIHAHIVGEHGDSELPLWSLANVAGVDLEIGEEDKEDIFNRTKNAAYEIINAKGSTSYAIALALDRIIVSILQDEGSVLNVSTLLTDYNGVSDVYLGVPSIVDRSGVREVLDIELNTEELERFQASARKLKEQIASLEL; this is translated from the coding sequence ATGACAAACACTGCTCAGCGCCCAAACCGGGTTGTCGTGATTGGAACGGGAGCCGTCGGGGCTACTACGGCTTATACTTTATTCCTGCGGGAACGGGCCTCTGAACTTGTGCTGATTGACGCGAATCATGAAAAAGCGCTCGGGGAAGCCCTCGACATGAATCATGGCCTTCCGTTTGCCGGGGGGGTCAAGCTGTGGGCCGGAGACTACAGCGACTGCAAAGACGCCGATATTATCGTCATTGCTGCAGGCTCCAACCAGCGGCCGGGTGAAACCCGCATCGATTTGCTCAAAAGAAATGCGGCGATCTTCGACGATATCATCCGCAATATTACAAACTACAACGACCACGGCATTATTCTCGTGGCCACAAACCCAGTCGACATTTTATCCTATGTTTCGCTGAAGAAAAGCGGATTCCCGGCTAACCGCGTAATCGGCTCCGGCACGCTGCTCGACAGCGCTCGGTTCCGTTATTTGATCGGTCAGAACAAAAAAATCAATCCTCGCAGCATCCATGCTCACATCGTAGGCGAACACGGCGACTCCGAGCTGCCTTTATGGAGCTTGGCCAACGTGGCCGGTGTGGATCTAGAGATCGGTGAAGAGGATAAGGAAGATATCTTTAACCGGACTAAAAATGCCGCTTACGAAATCATCAACGCTAAAGGCTCTACCTCCTACGCTATCGCTTTGGCCCTAGACCGGATCATTGTTTCGATCCTGCAGGATGAAGGTTCCGTCTTGAATGTCTCCACCCTGTTGACCGACTATAACGGGGTTTCCGATGTTTATTTGGGCGTGCCAAGTATTGTGGACCGTTCAGGCGTCCGTGAAGTCCTTGATATTGAGCTAAACACGGAAGAACTTGAACGTTTCCAGGCTTCTGCCCGTAAATTAAAAGAACAAATCGCCAGCTTGGAGCTGTAA